One genomic window of Halorubrum hochsteinianum includes the following:
- a CDS encoding cob(I)yrinic acid a,c-diamide adenosyltransferase: MSIYTGRGDEGETDLRDMSRVSKSSHRIEAYGSVDEANALLGTIRPTGHEDVDELLETIQNHLHVVQADLANPDPDPDDPQVESKHTEELEEHIDAFDEELEPLRSFILPGGGEAGAALHHARAVARRAERRVVDLARSEPINEAVVTYLNRLSDLLFTLGRLVNARDGEPEESPSY; encoded by the coding sequence ATGAGCATCTACACCGGCCGCGGCGACGAGGGCGAGACCGACCTCCGGGACATGAGCCGGGTGTCGAAGTCGAGCCACCGCATCGAGGCGTACGGCTCCGTCGACGAGGCGAACGCGCTCCTCGGGACAATCCGACCGACCGGTCACGAAGACGTGGACGAGCTGCTGGAGACGATACAGAACCACCTCCACGTCGTTCAGGCCGACCTCGCGAACCCCGACCCCGACCCGGACGACCCGCAGGTCGAGAGCAAGCACACCGAGGAGTTAGAGGAGCACATCGACGCGTTCGACGAGGAGCTCGAGCCGCTGCGGTCGTTCATCCTCCCGGGCGGCGGCGAGGCGGGGGCCGCGCTCCACCACGCCCGCGCCGTGGCGCGGCGCGCGGAGCGCCGCGTCGTCGACCTCGCGCGCTCGGAGCCGATAAACGAGGCGGTCGTCACCTACCTCAACCGCCTCTCGGACCTCCTCTTCACCCTCGGCCGCCTCGTCAACGCGCGCGACGGCGAGCCGGAGGAGTCGCCCTCGTACTGA
- a CDS encoding glutaredoxin family protein — MSVRLYALDGCPWCEKAADALDDAGVDYETEWVEALHSERNEVKRVSGQRGVPVLVDDERGVTMAESANIVEYVERTLA; from the coding sequence ATGAGCGTTCGACTGTACGCCCTCGACGGGTGTCCGTGGTGCGAGAAGGCGGCCGACGCGCTGGACGACGCCGGCGTCGACTACGAGACCGAGTGGGTCGAGGCGCTCCACTCCGAGCGGAACGAGGTCAAGCGGGTCAGCGGCCAGCGCGGCGTGCCCGTCCTCGTCGACGACGAGCGCGGCGTGACGATGGCCGAGAGCGCGAACATCGTCGAGTACGTCGAGAGGACCCTCGCATGA
- a CDS encoding acyl-CoA thioesterase, giving the protein MAPYTVDIDVRFRDIDALGHVNNAVYATYIEQARTRYFRDVLEMDISQSSNVLASISIDFRRPVELSDDRVTVTVDLAELGRSSATMTHEVRVGDAVAAEAEATLVSLDPDTGEPTPISEELRDAMESYHDL; this is encoded by the coding sequence ATGGCACCCTACACCGTTGACATCGACGTGCGGTTCCGCGACATCGACGCGCTGGGCCACGTCAACAACGCCGTCTACGCGACGTACATCGAGCAGGCGCGGACGCGGTACTTCCGGGACGTCCTCGAGATGGACATCTCGCAGTCCTCGAACGTGCTGGCGTCGATATCGATCGACTTCCGTCGCCCCGTCGAGCTGTCCGACGACCGGGTCACCGTTACCGTCGACCTGGCCGAGCTGGGTCGGTCGAGCGCGACGATGACCCACGAAGTCCGGGTCGGCGACGCCGTCGCCGCCGAGGCCGAGGCGACGCTCGTCTCGCTGGACCCCGACACCGGAGAGCCGACGCCGATCTCCGAGGAACTCCGGGACGCAATGGAGTCGTACCACGACCTGTAG
- a CDS encoding Lrp/AsnC family transcriptional regulator — protein MGNEAIDDVDKAILYALQEDARNTSSGDIAERTGTSDSTVRKRIGRLESDGVIKGYSASVDYQRSGYPLRMLLYCTASIPERGERIPEILDIDGVVSVQELVTGEENLLVTVVGESDNDITPVAQELLDMGVTVADEVLVRTHETTPFGRFDAGRDDEADGDRGEAGDPSEDGGRSGDD, from the coding sequence ATGGGCAACGAGGCGATAGACGATGTCGATAAGGCGATCCTGTACGCGCTCCAGGAGGACGCCCGGAACACGTCGTCCGGGGACATCGCGGAGCGGACCGGGACCTCCGACAGCACCGTCCGCAAGCGCATCGGACGCCTCGAATCCGACGGCGTGATCAAGGGGTACAGCGCCAGCGTCGACTACCAGCGGTCGGGGTATCCGCTCCGGATGCTGCTGTACTGCACCGCGTCGATCCCGGAGCGCGGCGAACGCATCCCGGAGATCCTCGACATCGACGGCGTCGTATCGGTCCAAGAGCTGGTGACCGGCGAGGAGAACCTCCTCGTGACGGTCGTCGGCGAGTCGGACAACGACATCACGCCCGTGGCGCAGGAGCTGCTCGACATGGGCGTCACCGTGGCCGACGAGGTCCTCGTGCGGACCCACGAGACGACCCCGTTCGGGCGGTTCGACGCGGGTCGGGACGACGAGGCCGACGGCGACCGAGGGGAAGCCGGCGACCCGAGCGAAGACGGCGGCCGGAGCGGGGACGACTAG
- a CDS encoding amidohydrolase family protein — protein MEPITGTVLAGRSLEPVRGRVVVEDGRIEAVEETDTESTDIVIPAFVNAHTHLGDSVAKEAAVGLSLDEAVAPPDSLKHRRLAAADRGELVSAMRRTLRFMRRTGTVSCLDFRESGVEGARALREAGADAEVDPFIFGSGDASVLDVADGYGASGANDDAFAAERAACEERGRPFAIHAGEPDATDIHPALDLDPDLLVHMVHAEREHLERVADGSVPIAVCPRANEVLDVGTPPVRELLDHTTVALGTDNVMLNPPSMFREMAFAAKRFDVSAREVLRMATAAGAEIADLDCGVIAPGRRAALVVLDGDSDNLSGSVDPVRAVVRRATALDVERVVA, from the coding sequence ATGGAGCCGATCACCGGGACCGTCCTCGCCGGGAGGTCCCTCGAACCCGTCCGGGGGCGCGTCGTCGTCGAGGACGGTCGGATCGAGGCGGTCGAGGAGACGGACACCGAGTCGACGGACATCGTGATACCGGCGTTCGTCAACGCGCACACCCACCTCGGGGACTCCGTGGCGAAGGAGGCGGCCGTGGGTCTCTCGCTCGACGAGGCCGTCGCGCCGCCGGACAGCCTGAAACACCGACGGCTCGCGGCCGCCGACCGCGGGGAACTGGTGTCGGCGATGCGTCGGACGCTCCGGTTCATGCGGCGGACCGGGACCGTCTCGTGTCTCGACTTCCGCGAGTCGGGCGTCGAGGGGGCGCGAGCGCTCCGCGAGGCGGGAGCGGACGCCGAGGTCGACCCGTTCATCTTCGGCAGCGGCGACGCGTCCGTGTTGGACGTGGCCGACGGCTACGGTGCCTCCGGTGCGAACGACGACGCGTTCGCCGCGGAGCGCGCCGCCTGCGAGGAGCGCGGCCGCCCCTTCGCGATCCACGCCGGCGAGCCGGACGCGACCGACATCCACCCGGCGCTCGACCTGGACCCGGACCTCCTCGTCCACATGGTCCACGCCGAGCGCGAGCACCTCGAACGGGTCGCGGACGGGTCGGTCCCGATCGCGGTGTGCCCGCGCGCGAACGAGGTCCTCGACGTCGGCACGCCGCCGGTGCGCGAACTGCTCGACCACACGACGGTCGCGCTCGGCACGGACAACGTCATGTTGAACCCGCCGTCGATGTTCCGGGAGATGGCGTTCGCGGCGAAGCGGTTCGACGTGAGCGCCCGCGAGGTGCTGCGGATGGCCACCGCCGCCGGGGCGGAGATCGCCGACCTCGACTGCGGCGTCATCGCCCCCGGCCGGCGGGCGGCGCTCGTCGTCCTCGACGGCGACTCGGACAACCTGTCCGGCTCGGTCGACCCGGTCCGCGCGGTCGTCCGGCGAGCGACCGCGCTCGACGTCGAGCGCGTCGTGGCCTAG